A stretch of DNA from Salvelinus fontinalis isolate EN_2023a chromosome 17, ASM2944872v1, whole genome shotgun sequence:
GGTAGAACTAATATACAACCATCAAAGCCAGATCAATGTAAATGTCAATGTAATCTAAAAATGTAGTCCCATAGTTGTATATTTAACTGATACAAAGTGAATGCAATGTATGCAACACAAGGCTTTTGAATAGAAGTGTTTTTAGAAGAAGCGCTGTGAGTGTTCCACCCACTgctgacctctcatggtgtagtgtcctctacagttactacatccatccactggtgacctctcatggtgtagtgtcctctacagttactacatccaccctctggtgacctctcatggtgtagtgtcctctacagttactacatccatccactggtgacctctcatggtgtagtgtcctctacagttactacatccacccactggtgacctctcatggtgtagtgtcctctacagttactacatccacccactggtgacctctcatggtgtagtgtcctctacagttactacatccatccactgctgacctctcatggtgtagtgtcctctacagttactacatccacccactggtgacctctcatggtgtagtgtcctctacagttactacatccatccactggtgacctctcatggtgtagtgtcctctacagttactacatcaatccactggtgacctctcatggtgtagtgtcctctacagttactacatccacccactggtgacctctaatggtgtagtgtcctctacagttattacatccacccactggtgacctctcatggtgtagtgtcctctacagttactacatccacccactgctgacctctcatggtgtagtgtcctctacagttactacatcaatccactggtgacctctcatggtgtagtgtcctctacagttactacatccatccactggtgacctctcatggtgtagtgtcctcttcAGTTATTACATCCacccactggtgacctctcataATGTATTGTCCTCCACAGTTACTATTCAatattttctctgtctgtctgcttcatcaGTTAGTATCTGTCATTGTGCTGTCCAGAaaaagtaacctttatttaactaggcaagtcagttaagaacaaattcttatttacaatgacggcctacaccggccaaacctggacgatgctgggccaattgtgcgccgccctatgggactcccaatcatgtccggttgtgatacagcctggattcaaaccagggtgtctgttgtgacgcctcaagcactgagatgcagtatcttagaccgctgcggcacTCAGGAGCCCCACTCATACCACACAAGATGAATACACAAAAGAAGTGAGAATTTTTAGTAAAATATAAATGATTTATTATAGATATAAAATGTAACAGTAACTGTTAAATGTAACAGATGTGATCAATGATCTGATCATACACAATACCTTTATGAATAAAAGGGTTAAAACGTGCAATTTCTGATGCTCATAGAACAAGATTATACCATTAAACTCTGCCAACACAGAGATCATTTCATATACAAATAGGTTATATAAAATCAaaaactgggtggttccagccctgaatgctgattggctgacagctgttgTATGTCAGATCGTATACTATCGGTATATTCTGTATATtcttactgctctaattatgttggtaaccagtatataatagcaataaggctcctcaGGGTTTGTCATATGTGGCCAATGtcccacggctaagggctgtgtccaggtgCTCCCCGTTGCTTATATTCTTCATTTATTATACTTTTCAGTACAGAAAAATGTCTGATAAAACTCAGGTAGTTGGATAAACGTAGAGATATCAGGGTTCCAGCATGTTTGCATTATCCTCCGTCAATGAAGATAGCAACACGACGTCTTCGTCCCCTTGTGATGACAACTATTCCTATGACTTTCTCTTGTTCAATCGTTCCGCTCTCTCCCTGTAGAGAAGAAATCAAGTTATGTCATCCATTTCTTACAACCATAGTTTGACCTAATATCCTTATGATAAACCCTACACACACTGTCAGTACAATTCAATTCCATGGAACCAAATCATTTTTTCCCAAATAAATATGAATGAATTCTTACCTCAGCTTTTGAACAGCTTTCATAACCCAGCCCTTGGTGGGATCCACACATGGGAATCTCCCGCTGACCGTGTGGAAACTGGAAGAGAACATGTTGAAGAGACAACATCAGTCAATCATCAGTGCTTTATAGGCTTACATCTCTATAATATCACAATGCAATATCACTTCGCAAATAAATCAATGCAAATAATATCAAGTTGTATTACTTCTGTTATACAATTATTTTATACTTAATGATACACTTAAATGAATGAAATAATACATGTATTACAATTCATCTTTTCATTTTACTTGCAATTTGTCTCAGACCTATTAAGCACAGTTCTACTGTTAGGCCTTCCAACGTCACTCACATGATAGCATCAATGTTGCAGTTGTCCATCACTGTCTGTACGGAAAAGCCACGGATGAGACCAATGTCTATCCTACCCTGGGAGTAACGTGTACAACAGCCTGTAGGAAAACCTATTGAGCAAAAAGACAAGAATTGTTATCTTGTATAGCAATTCAAAAAAACAATTAGCAAAAaacaaggagagagggagaaagaggcaggcagacagacagacggactaaGATAAAACTTCCACATCCAATATTGACCTTGTTTAGCTGCAGAAGCCTTGGCAGCAAACAGCCCCACAGCCAGGAGCACGAGCAGCACAATAACAGGGGCTCTGATCTGGGCCATCTCTTCTTCTGTGGTGCTGTGGTTAGTGATGTGTTGAGCTGCTGTGATGATGAGCTGCTTGTCTTGATGAGCTGCTTGTCttcagacagagagattcagtgtCTGTGTGAGGTCCTACTCCTCACCAGAGCTATATATATACTCCTGGTGCAGGTAGAAACTTATTCTCTGAGAGGTAAAATGGGCTTTCCTATCCACGCCTTAAAACCAAAGTTCCACGGCAGAATTTCCCCATCACTTTCCCCAACGAGCAAAAAAGGGAAACAAGATTCTTTAACACAATAAGAGGGAGACTGTTTGAACACAACTATGACTTGTTTATTAATATACAGTATTTATTCTGAGGAGATTCAAATGCACTAGAATGTCGTCCTAAATATTGTAAGTAAGAATATAAGTGTACATAAATGCTTGTAGCTTTGTTGAAGTCTCCTGGGTTAAGAAATACATTTTGGGATTATGGTAAGTGATAGATTGTGTTTATATTATATCTCAGTATATCTTTATCCTGGTTCTGGGGACCCAAAGGGTTTAGTTGTGCCCCAAACGCTACTCACCTGATTCCACTAATTACCTCATTATCAAAACCCTGCTCAGACGACACATGCATCGACCAATGTTTGTGTGGCACGTCATCGACCGTGCAGTCGAgcaccagattgctataacataacatgtggttagctgatacgtaaaatacctatccaggcattgtaaGATCCAGCATGCATCAGCAACGCCTTTGCAGAGGAACACTCCCAATGATTAGTGGAATCAGGTGTCTAGTGCTACGGCAATAACAGAACAGTGCACCCCTTCTGGGTCCCCATTAAGAAACAACATTCTATCCTATGATCCTATATGACCTAGTTATAAATACAAGTGTAGGGAGAATTTCATGCCAACCACTGTACCTCAATTGAACAATATATAAATTCTACAGTATAATGCCCTTTAACCCTCATAACCTAAGGATGTGGGAGATGTGCCAATCATATAAAAACCTCTGTATTTTGATTCAGACAGAGAACAACTGTGGCCTCAAATTAATAGTCTATTTACGCACCCATTCATCAATCTAAATGACAAGAAAATAATTCTGATCAAAATACATCAGTTTAAGTAAAAGATATCAGATTtttgcatctcaatccaccacatccacgTATGTCGGCCTTCCACATATGCAGTGAAAgatgtcagaccatgagaattccccaaaatctgtcttctcacaaaaacgtctgtagagTCCGAATGGTTCTCCGgatctctgttttgctctacgtCCCCCAGAAGCCCCACGGgtctcgtctgaagtcggtaacaCTGATTTGttaacttctgtctgtagcttcTGAACTGTTTGGGCTACAAAAGAATACTTCACTAATACCACACTGACTCTCTCGAACACGATGGTGTcctctgttttgctctacgacccccacaagtgtcatgggactcgtctgaaggtaccaaTACAAATGAGTAGACGTATGGAGGTAGATTTGTGTCAACAAAAATATGGGGAAAAATATGTATCCCCAAAAAACAAAATATTTCCTGAGTGTTTTTATATCTcccagatataggacagacacttcaaaaccttattgattatgattaaaaaaaatactgtCTTTTTTGtgatttatgaatgtgttattcatggCTTTCTATTGGCTATAGTAGCAAAGGAAAATTGCAATATTTTATGAATTATTTtgtatacctaaaggggtcctaaaattcaacaTCAAATAGCTAACTAATCCATTGGgtaaccatcttaaaacaattccatatgttagattAGTAGAACACCCTCCTACCTCCCAAATGGCTTAGACTTTTAGAGGTTATAACACCTTTGCTGtgattatgtgtgtatgtgtaaccaTGTACCCACATCAGTGAAACCACCACAGATCATATcatagaacatactgtatgtacagttatCAGATTTATCAGTTGGTCTAGGAGGAAACACAATGCATTGTGCGCcacacagaggaggctggtggaaggagctataggaggacgggctcattctaatggctgaaatggaattCATGAAATGgtaccaaacacatcaaacacatggaaacaacgtgTCTGACTCttttccattgattccattccagccattacaatgagcctgtcctcctaaagcccctctcaccagcctcctctatcTCCACAGTGATAAAGTCTATTGAGTCAAACCatggaactgaccctgtttatGTCCTATGAAGCTGTGAAAGGGCACATTTGGGGTGGTGATATTTATACCAAAATATGTGATGAGTTAGATATCAACCAAACCAGAAAATCACCTCAGAACCAGTATAGAACTTAAATTTCACCACAGGGTGTTGCACTGAGGATGAGCAAGAACTTTTCTTACAAGACGTATGACAGCTATGATGACATAATGACCCCAGGGCTCTGAGTTGTAATTCCTAATTCTACAGCTCTGACTGATGGTCAACATTCTATACCAGAAGAACAGTCCTCTAACCTGTTGAGCAAGGGAATTTCAAATGGCGACTTTGAAGGGGAACTTTCAGGTGTGACTTTgtttgtcacgcctgctccccctccctggcgctcgaaggcgccaggctccccagcattacgcactcctgccaccgtCAGTACTGGTACTTTCCCCATCATGTGCATCAGCGTagtattggactcacctggactcagtcacctgtttattacctcccctatatttgtcagttccccatctCTGTTCCCTACTGCATTGTTTATTGTCTGTCCGTATATTTCCCGGGGCTGACGCTGTTGCTTGTTCCATGTCTGTTCCTATTAAATGTTGACTCCCGGGCCctacttctcatctccagcgtcgGCTCTTACAGCTTTTGAATATTTGATGACTGTAACAATAGAATAATGACTGAATTACATGAATGAAATCACAACAACAAAGCATGAATACGTGCTACTAATAATCTATTGTCAACTTCCCGTCTATTTGAAACATTTAGATTTCTTAACACTGTTCATGTGTTGAACTATTGAATTCTCACGTGAAAATAATTTGGTTGCAAATGCAGAATGACAACTTCCAGAACTGGAATTTCACTGCTTTGACAGCAGAGACAACAGTGTGTGTTGTGGCACAGTTTGGAATTTGGGAATTTAAAACTGATTGATGACTCAGTGCTAATGTCATGGTTCCTCTTGGTTGTGCTACCTTTACAGATGAATATGAATAACTCTTGTAAATAGTCATATATCTGATTGTTTTGAATGAATATGCATTTGTCACAACATCAACTCTTGTCTAAAAGCTCAAAAGGAACAAGAGGAAACAGTTGTATGAAACTCCTGTTGTTTGCCAGGTAGAAGTTATTGTATGTTGTATACAACCATCAAGGCCAGGTCCATGTAGATTTCAATGTAATCCAAAAATAACAACTTGGAGCTTAAACACCACAGACAAATCCAcaatgaatgtactgtatgtcatctCTACAAGGCCTTTGGAATAGGAGTGTTTTGATAAGAAACACTGTGAGAGTGATTCACTCTCTgctgacctctcatggtgtattgtcctctacagttactacatccacccactggtgacctctcatggtgtagtgtcctctacagttactacatccacccactggtgacctctcatggtgtagtgtcctctacagttactacatccatccactggtgacctctcatggtgtagtgtcctctacagttactacatcaATTACCTgctgacctctcatggtgtagtgtcctctacagttactacatccacccactgctgacctctcatggtgtagtgtcctctacagttactacatccatccactggtgacctctcatggtgtagtgtcctctacagttactacattaacccactggtgacctctcatggtgtagtgtcctctacagttactacattAACCCACTgctgacctctcatggtgtagtgtcctctacagttattACATCCACCCACTgctgacctctcatggtgtagtgtcctctacagttattACATCGATCCACTGGTGacgtctcatggtgtagtgtcctcttcagttactacatccacccactggtgacctctcatggtgtagtgtcctctacagttactacatccatccactggtgacctctcatggtgtagtgtcctctacagttactacatccatccactggtgacctctcatggtgtagtgtcctctacagttactacattaacccactggtgacctctca
This window harbors:
- the LOC129814561 gene encoding C-C motif chemokine 20-like, whose translation is MAQIRAPVIVLLVLLAVGLFAAKASAAKQGFPTGCCTRYSQGRIDIGLIRGFSVQTVMDNCNIDAIIFHTVSGRFPCVDPTKGWVMKAVQKLRERAERLNKRKS